Proteins from a single region of Diaphorobacter limosus:
- a CDS encoding MFS transporter, which yields MTTTSAALERRNLGLLVAVQSLGGASPPIIISLGGLVGQMLSSTPSAATLPVSLYQLGLALSTLPAAWLMLRAGRRTAYLLGAVMGMLSGLVAAWGISQSDFMLFCLGTTLAGFYGACVQSYRFAAIDAVGDPARHAGAISRVMVGGLIAAVIGPQVVIWTRDTLPMTPFAGSFYSQAALALLALPLLLLLRLPPAPPKAVAHGARDLSEIVRTPQFIVAATAGVVSYGLMAFLMTAAPMAMVGCGHSVGEAALGIQWHVLAMFGPSFFTGRLMDRFGKRRITALGLILIAASGALALMGLALTHFWGALVLLGLGWNFGFIGATALLTEAYRPSERAKVQALNDFLVFGTVAVASFGSGQLLHSVGWDGINLGMLPLVVVVLALLAWQGLRQRQQMTARG from the coding sequence ATGACCACAACCTCTGCCGCGCTGGAGCGCCGCAATCTTGGCCTGCTGGTGGCCGTCCAGTCGCTGGGAGGCGCGTCGCCACCCATCATCATTTCGCTGGGTGGCCTGGTGGGGCAGATGCTGTCGAGCACGCCATCGGCCGCCACGCTGCCGGTCAGCCTGTACCAGCTGGGCCTGGCCCTGTCCACGCTGCCCGCGGCCTGGCTGATGCTCCGCGCGGGGCGGCGCACGGCCTACCTGCTGGGGGCGGTGATGGGCATGCTGTCGGGCCTGGTGGCCGCCTGGGGCATCAGCCAGTCGGACTTCATGCTGTTCTGCCTGGGCACGACGCTGGCCGGTTTCTATGGTGCCTGCGTGCAAAGCTACCGCTTTGCCGCCATCGACGCCGTGGGCGACCCGGCACGGCATGCCGGCGCCATTTCGCGCGTCATGGTGGGCGGCCTGATCGCCGCCGTCATCGGCCCGCAGGTGGTGATATGGACGCGCGACACCCTACCCATGACGCCCTTTGCCGGCAGCTTCTACAGCCAGGCGGCGCTGGCGCTGCTGGCCCTGCCGCTATTGCTGCTGCTGCGCCTGCCGCCCGCTCCTCCAAAGGCCGTGGCCCATGGCGCGCGCGACCTGTCCGAGATCGTGCGCACGCCGCAGTTCATCGTCGCCGCCACGGCGGGCGTGGTCAGCTACGGGCTGATGGCCTTCCTGATGACGGCCGCGCCCATGGCCATGGTGGGCTGCGGCCACAGCGTGGGCGAGGCGGCGCTGGGCATCCAGTGGCATGTGCTGGCCATGTTCGGGCCCAGCTTCTTCACCGGTCGGCTCATGGATCGCTTTGGCAAACGCCGCATCACCGCCCTGGGCCTGATCCTGATCGCCGCCTCTGGCGCGCTGGCGCTGATGGGCCTGGCGCTGACGCACTTCTGGGGCGCCCTGGTGCTGCTGGGCCTGGGCTGGAACTTCGGCTTCATCGGCGCCACCGCCCTGCTGACCGAGGCCTACCGCCCGTCCGAGCGTGCCAAGGTGCAGGCGCTCAACGACTTCCTGGTGTTCGGCACCGTGGCCGTGGCATCGTTCGGCTCGGGCCAGCTGCTGCACAGCGTGGGCTGGGACGGCATCAACCTGGGCATGCTGCCCCTGGTGGTCGTGGTGTTGGCGCTGCTTGCGTGGCAGGGGCTGCGCCAGCGGCAACAGATGACCGCACGCGGTTGA
- a CDS encoding class I SAM-dependent methyltransferase, translated as MQSASDEWFDEAYYQRYYFNKKTSVVDPAHTERLGAFVCSYLQYLRVPVARVLDMGCGIGLWRDMVARHLPGAQYQGVEYSAYLCQRFGWQRGSVVDYPSATPYDFVICQGVLPYLGVQDLRRALANLGRLCQGALYLEAVTLEDYERGTIDEDLTDARQHRHRAALYRQGLARHFTDMGGGLWLSHRAQVPLFALEARDGA; from the coding sequence ATGCAATCAGCCAGCGACGAATGGTTTGACGAGGCGTACTACCAGCGCTACTACTTCAACAAGAAAACCAGCGTGGTGGACCCTGCCCACACCGAACGCCTGGGAGCCTTTGTCTGCAGCTATCTGCAGTACCTGCGCGTGCCCGTGGCGCGGGTGCTGGACATGGGCTGTGGCATAGGCCTGTGGCGTGACATGGTGGCGCGGCACCTGCCGGGCGCGCAGTACCAGGGGGTGGAATACAGCGCCTATCTGTGCCAGCGCTTTGGCTGGCAGCGCGGCTCGGTGGTGGACTACCCGTCGGCCACGCCCTATGACTTCGTCATCTGCCAGGGCGTGCTGCCCTACCTGGGCGTGCAGGACCTGCGCCGCGCGCTGGCCAACCTGGGCCGGCTGTGCCAGGGCGCGCTGTACCTGGAGGCCGTGACCCTGGAAGACTACGAGCGCGGCACCATAGACGAAGACCTGACCGACGCGCGCCAGCACCGCCACCGCGCCGCCCTGTACCGCCAGGGCCTGGCGCGGCATTTCACCGACATGGGCGGCGGCCTGTGGCTGAGCCACCGCGCCCAGGTGCCGCTGTTTGCGCTGGAGGCACGGGACGGCGCATGA
- a CDS encoding tRNA-uridine aminocarboxypropyltransferase, with the protein MTASPPRRSRCPRCLRPDATCLCPAVRSVASQVQVLILMHPQEEHQAKGTARLLHLCLPASRLAVGETFAAQELARLLQEPWCDADARAPRHAMLLYPPTPPDAQHPMPTPPPMPADWLSAPERLRLVLLDGTWRKSRKMLWANPLLQALPRLALHHVPASRYAIRKAHAPHQLSTLEATQQALRHLEPANAGIAALGAAMHDFMARQQAYWPAAHWTMLNATDS; encoded by the coding sequence ATGACCGCCTCGCCCCCGCGCCGCAGCCGCTGCCCGCGCTGCCTGCGCCCGGATGCAACCTGCCTGTGCCCCGCCGTGCGCAGCGTGGCCAGCCAGGTGCAGGTGCTGATCCTGATGCACCCGCAGGAAGAGCACCAGGCCAAGGGCACGGCGCGGCTCCTGCACCTGTGCCTGCCGGCGAGCCGCCTGGCCGTGGGCGAGACCTTTGCGGCGCAAGAACTGGCCAGGCTGTTGCAAGAACCCTGGTGCGATGCCGATGCCCGGGCGCCGCGCCATGCCATGCTGCTGTACCCGCCCACACCGCCCGATGCGCAGCACCCCATGCCCACACCACCGCCCATGCCGGCCGACTGGCTGAGCGCGCCCGAGCGGCTGCGCCTGGTGCTGCTGGACGGCACCTGGCGCAAGAGCCGCAAGATGCTCTGGGCCAATCCCCTACTGCAGGCCCTGCCGCGCCTGGCACTGCACCATGTGCCGGCCTCGCGCTATGCCATCCGCAAGGCGCACGCACCGCACCAGCTATCGACACTGGAGGCCACGCAGCAGGCGCTGCGGCATCTGGAGCCCGCCAACGCCGGTATTGCCGCGTTGGGCGCCGCCATGCACGACTTCATGGCCCGGCAGCAGGCCTACTGGCCCGCTGCGCACTGGACTATGCTCAACGCAACCGACTCTTGA
- a CDS encoding peroxidase-related enzyme (This protein belongs to a clade of uncharacterized proteins related to peroxidases such as the alkylhydroperoxidase AhpD.): MTQRYPLPDLNTLPEDIRARILEVQDKAGFIPNVFLAFARRPAEWRAFFAYHDALMLREQGSLTKGEREMIVTATSAANQCLYCVVAHGAILRIYEKNPLVADQVAVNHRKADIGPRQQAMLDFAMKVCLRAQEIDDADFEALHPHGFDDEDIWDIAAITAFFGLSNRMANFSGMQPNPEFYLMGRMPREKKA, from the coding sequence ATGACCCAGCGCTACCCCCTGCCCGACCTGAACACCCTGCCCGAGGACATCCGCGCGCGCATCCTGGAGGTGCAGGACAAGGCCGGCTTCATCCCCAACGTGTTCCTGGCCTTTGCGCGCCGCCCGGCGGAGTGGCGCGCCTTCTTTGCCTACCACGACGCGCTGATGCTGCGCGAACAAGGCAGCCTGACCAAGGGCGAGCGCGAGATGATCGTCACCGCCACCAGCGCCGCCAACCAGTGCCTGTACTGCGTGGTGGCCCATGGCGCCATCCTGCGCATCTATGAGAAAAACCCGCTGGTGGCCGACCAGGTGGCGGTCAACCACCGCAAGGCCGACATCGGCCCGCGCCAGCAGGCCATGCTGGACTTTGCGATGAAGGTCTGCCTGCGCGCGCAGGAGATTGACGATGCCGACTTCGAGGCGCTCCACCCCCACGGCTTCGACGACGAAGACATCTGGGACATCGCCGCCATCACCGCCTTCTTTGGCCTGTCCAACCGCATGGCCAACTTTTCCGGCATGCAGCCCAACCCCGAGTTCTATCTGATGGGCCGCATGCCGCGCGAGAAGAAGGCCTGA
- a CDS encoding phosphoethanolamine--lipid A transferase — protein sequence MSQTHFSSLASSPQALAAAPSGPAWLAFLRRGLQRVDGWFASPLSAQQLVLRLSVYLVLAANWPLWLQLVQIGGAPSIYLRSVAEMALLIVCGMVALLAFTAWTRGMRLLWWLVLLVAALAQYYMLTYSVVMDPGMAANVLQTDAREAADLLSPRLLGAVLAVMVLPTWWLVRVRIPPMRPLRQLGRNLALLALALAVAAGMVALNARHLAPLMRNHPQLRYLMNPLASLYSTSVALARPVFARGRTLVPMTQGAALGASYASATKPLLFVLVVGETARADHFGINGYGRDTTPELARRGVMSWREVRSCGTSTLASLPCMFSPLGKSAFEARDNEYENLLDVAQAAGLAVLWLDNQSGCKGVCERVPHANAADGLGAQERNRLCDGGECRDEAMLQGLDERLAAMPEGQRQRGVLLVLHQMGSHGPAYYKRSADGAKRFLPECRTEVLANCAHGELVNAYDNSIAATDAFLGQTIAWLQGQSARYDTGLLYLSDHGESLGEYGLFLHGMPYAMAPDVQKHVPMVAWLDGGLLRRGRLSSSCLSAGTDAPLTHDNLYHSMLGLLDVQSPTYRRPMDAFDGCRGAALALK from the coding sequence ATGTCTCAGACCCATTTCAGCAGCCTGGCTTCCAGTCCCCAAGCCCTTGCGGCGGCGCCGTCCGGCCCGGCCTGGCTGGCGTTTCTGCGCCGCGGCCTGCAGCGCGTGGATGGCTGGTTTGCCAGCCCCTTGTCGGCCCAGCAGCTGGTGCTGCGCCTGTCCGTCTACCTGGTGCTGGCGGCCAACTGGCCGCTGTGGCTGCAGCTGGTGCAAATCGGTGGCGCGCCCAGCATCTACCTGCGCTCGGTGGCCGAGATGGCGCTGCTCATCGTCTGCGGCATGGTGGCCTTGCTGGCATTCACCGCCTGGACTCGCGGCATGCGGCTGCTGTGGTGGCTGGTGCTGCTGGTGGCGGCGCTGGCGCAGTACTACATGCTGACCTACAGCGTGGTCATGGATCCCGGCATGGCCGCCAACGTGCTGCAGACCGATGCCCGCGAGGCGGCCGATCTATTGAGCCCGCGCCTGCTGGGCGCCGTGCTGGCCGTGATGGTGCTGCCGACCTGGTGGCTTGTGCGCGTGCGCATCCCGCCCATGCGGCCGCTGCGCCAGCTGGGGCGAAACCTGGCCCTGCTGGCCCTGGCGCTGGCCGTGGCCGCAGGCATGGTGGCGCTCAATGCGCGCCATCTGGCGCCGCTGATGCGCAACCACCCGCAGCTGCGCTACCTGATGAACCCACTGGCCAGCCTGTACTCGACCAGCGTGGCGCTGGCGCGGCCGGTGTTTGCGCGCGGCCGCACCCTGGTGCCGATGACGCAGGGCGCGGCACTGGGCGCTTCCTATGCATCTGCCACCAAGCCGCTGCTGTTCGTGCTGGTGGTGGGCGAGACCGCGCGCGCCGACCATTTCGGCATCAACGGTTATGGCCGCGACACCACGCCCGAGCTGGCCAGGCGCGGCGTGATGAGCTGGCGCGAGGTGCGATCCTGCGGTACGAGCACGCTGGCCTCGCTGCCCTGCATGTTCTCGCCGCTGGGCAAGAGCGCATTCGAGGCGCGTGACAATGAATATGAAAACCTGCTGGACGTGGCCCAGGCCGCCGGTCTGGCCGTGCTGTGGCTGGACAACCAGTCCGGCTGCAAGGGTGTGTGCGAGCGCGTGCCGCACGCCAACGCCGCCGACGGCCTGGGCGCGCAGGAGCGCAACCGCCTGTGCGACGGTGGCGAATGCCGCGACGAGGCCATGCTGCAGGGCCTGGATGAGCGCCTGGCGGCCATGCCCGAGGGCCAGCGCCAGCGCGGCGTGCTGCTGGTGCTGCACCAGATGGGCAGCCATGGGCCGGCGTATTACAAGCGCTCGGCCGATGGCGCCAAGCGCTTTCTGCCCGAATGCCGCACAGAGGTGTTGGCCAACTGCGCCCACGGCGAGCTGGTGAACGCCTATGACAACTCCATCGCCGCCACCGACGCCTTTCTGGGCCAGACGATAGCCTGGCTGCAGGGCCAGTCTGCAAGGTATGACACCGGCCTGCTGTACCTGAGTGACCATGGCGAGTCGCTGGGCGAGTACGGCCTGTTCCTGCACGGCATGCCCTATGCCATGGCGCCCGATGTGCAAAAGCATGTGCCCATGGTCGCCTGGCTGGACGGCGGCCTGCTGCGGCGCGGCCGGCTGTCGTCCAGCTGTCTGAGCGCCGGCACCGACGCGCCGCTGACGCATGACAACCTCTACCACAGCATGCTGGGCCTGCTGGATGTGCAATCGCCCACGTACCGGCGGCCAATGGATGCCTTTGACGGCTGCCGTGGCGCGGCGCTGGCTTTGAAGTAA
- a CDS encoding phosphatase PAP2 family protein translates to MPSWTLRRLWALTLLFFVLLVLWDATGFDLPLARWSGSPQGFALRQQPLFVLLSHELPRMAGAALLLALLVGVFKPWGFLCRLAPGERWQLWLSIAGGALAITVLKRLNHTSCPWDLAEFGGVARHVSHWLWGVRDGGAGHCFPAGHASTAFAYLAGWFVLRRSAPRAAGRWLLGALLAGMLLGLAQQMRGAHYMSHTLWTAWICWAWGLALETALQVHRHGRAVVANLNQA, encoded by the coding sequence ATGCCTTCCTGGACCTTGCGCCGCTTGTGGGCGCTGACGCTGTTGTTCTTCGTGCTGCTGGTACTGTGGGACGCCACGGGTTTTGATTTGCCCCTGGCGCGCTGGTCTGGCTCGCCCCAGGGCTTTGCCTTGCGCCAGCAGCCGCTCTTTGTGTTGCTGTCGCATGAGCTGCCGCGCATGGCCGGCGCGGCGCTGTTGCTGGCGTTGCTGGTGGGGGTGTTCAAGCCCTGGGGGTTTCTGTGCCGCCTGGCGCCGGGCGAGCGCTGGCAGCTGTGGCTGTCCATTGCCGGTGGGGCCTTGGCGATCACCGTGCTCAAGCGCCTGAACCACACCAGCTGCCCCTGGGATCTGGCCGAGTTTGGCGGCGTGGCGCGCCATGTCTCGCATTGGCTTTGGGGTGTGCGCGACGGGGGCGCGGGCCATTGCTTTCCGGCGGGCCATGCGTCCACGGCCTTTGCCTATCTGGCAGGCTGGTTTGTATTGCGCCGCAGTGCACCGCGCGCTGCCGGCCGGTGGCTGCTGGGGGCGTTGCTGGCCGGCATGCTGCTGGGCCTGGCGCAACAGATGCGCGGCGCGCATTACATGAGCCATACGCTGTGGACGGCCTGGATCTGCTGGGCCTGGGGCCTGGCGCTGGAGACGGCGCTGCAGGTGCACCGGCATGGCAGGGCTGTTGTTGCAAACCTGAACCAAGCCTGA
- a CDS encoding response regulator, whose product MRVLLVEDDEALSQAVCGYLRAKAFVVDAVPSLAQAGAALHAAQYAAVLLDLHLTDGDGLSLLPQLRGLKERPIVIVLTARDQVSDRIHGLDAGADDYLVKPYDPGELLARLRAVERRRSTAQLPVLHLGELQIDLSREQVRRAGVPMALTQKEWALLRVLATRPDHLHTRERLQDALYGFDDDTGSNTLEVFISRLRRKLGREHIETVRGLGYRLVRGNAA is encoded by the coding sequence ATGCGCGTGCTGTTGGTGGAAGACGATGAGGCCCTGTCCCAGGCCGTCTGCGGCTATTTGCGCGCCAAGGCCTTTGTGGTGGATGCCGTGCCCAGCCTGGCCCAGGCTGGTGCCGCGCTGCATGCGGCGCAGTACGCGGCTGTGCTGCTCGATCTACACCTGACCGACGGCGACGGCCTGAGCCTGCTGCCGCAGCTGCGCGGCCTCAAGGAGCGGCCCATCGTCATCGTGCTCACGGCGCGCGACCAGGTCAGCGACCGCATCCATGGCCTGGACGCCGGGGCCGACGACTACCTCGTGAAACCCTACGACCCCGGCGAGCTGCTGGCGCGCCTGCGCGCCGTGGAGCGCCGGCGCAGCACGGCCCAGCTGCCGGTGCTGCACCTGGGCGAGCTGCAGATCGACCTGTCGCGCGAGCAGGTGCGCCGCGCCGGCGTGCCCATGGCCCTCACACAAAAGGAATGGGCGCTGCTGCGCGTGCTGGCCACCCGGCCCGACCACCTGCACACGCGCGAGCGCCTGCAGGACGCCCTGTACGGCTTTGACGACGACACCGGCAGCAACACGCTGGAGGTCTTCATCAGCCGGCTGCGCCGCAAGCTCGGGCGCGAGCATATCGAGACCGTGCGCGGCCTGGGCTACCGGCTGGTGCGAGGCAACGCCGCATGA
- a CDS encoding ATP-binding protein, translating to MSAGPNAERAQSLAGRLARTLILWVGGVWLLCVLGVAWYTDSEINHNFDNEIVEVAHRMFDIALQHLDQAPARAADAGPLILPSPGSFADADVLYQLVAPGGQVLARSAEARPEQFDVPLAQGFANTPAWRVYTLIHPTRTIYLQVADPLQERREAANRTLTGLILTMLAMLPPLALLLRRIARRELRMLDQLTHEISLRGGQLLTPIALAGLPRELRSVEDHVNRLLERLAHALDVERALAANAAHELRTPLAAARLRLQTALEHGLSQGDVQAAINALHTLGLRTEKLLQLSRAESSAPFARQPVDLGQLATTVAQEFWQDDVAVDRLDLVLDYAGPGPIALGDFDALAIALRNLVENALHYAGSSAVELIVGPGSMLTVRDHGPGVDGARLQALQQRHVRDSAERAGYGLGLSIVATIAAKHGAGLTLTSPLPGESGGFEARLRLGAATAPAHASSPAAAPPFAPESPPR from the coding sequence ATGAGCGCCGGCCCAAACGCCGAGCGCGCACAAAGCCTGGCCGGGCGCCTGGCGCGCACCCTCATCCTGTGGGTGGGCGGCGTGTGGCTGCTGTGCGTGCTGGGCGTGGCCTGGTACACCGACAGCGAGATCAACCACAACTTCGACAACGAAATCGTCGAGGTCGCGCACCGCATGTTCGACATCGCGCTGCAGCACCTGGACCAGGCCCCGGCGCGAGCCGCCGACGCCGGGCCGCTGATCCTGCCCAGCCCGGGCTCGTTTGCCGATGCCGATGTGCTCTACCAGCTGGTCGCGCCCGGCGGCCAGGTGCTGGCGCGCTCGGCCGAGGCCAGGCCCGAGCAATTCGACGTGCCCCTGGCCCAGGGCTTTGCCAACACCCCCGCCTGGCGCGTGTACACGCTGATCCACCCCACGCGCACCATCTACCTGCAGGTGGCCGACCCGTTGCAGGAGCGGCGCGAGGCCGCAAACCGCACGCTGACCGGCCTGATCCTCACCATGCTGGCCATGCTGCCGCCGCTGGCGCTGCTGCTGCGGCGCATAGCGCGGCGCGAACTCAGGATGCTGGATCAGCTGACGCACGAGATCAGCCTGCGGGGCGGCCAGCTGCTCACCCCGATTGCCCTGGCCGGCCTGCCGCGCGAGCTGCGCAGCGTGGAAGACCATGTGAACCGCCTGCTCGAACGCCTGGCCCATGCCCTGGACGTGGAGCGCGCCCTGGCGGCGAACGCCGCGCACGAGCTGCGCACGCCGCTGGCCGCCGCGCGCCTGCGCCTGCAGACGGCGCTGGAGCATGGCCTGAGCCAGGGCGACGTGCAGGCCGCCATCAACGCCCTGCACACGCTGGGCCTGCGCACCGAGAAGCTGCTGCAGCTGTCGCGCGCCGAGTCGAGTGCTCCCTTTGCGCGCCAGCCCGTGGATCTGGGCCAGCTGGCAACCACGGTGGCGCAGGAGTTCTGGCAGGACGATGTGGCCGTGGACAGGCTCGACCTGGTGCTGGACTACGCCGGGCCGGGGCCCATCGCCCTGGGCGACTTCGACGCACTGGCGATTGCGCTGCGCAACCTGGTGGAGAACGCGCTGCACTACGCCGGCAGCAGCGCCGTGGAGCTCATCGTCGGCCCCGGCAGCATGCTCACCGTGCGCGACCATGGCCCGGGCGTGGACGGCGCGCGCCTGCAGGCCCTGCAGCAGCGCCATGTGCGCGACAGCGCCGAGCGCGCGGGCTACGGCCTGGGCCTGTCCATCGTGGCCACCATTGCCGCAAAGCACGGTGCGGGACTGACATTGACATCACCGCTGCCAGGTGAAAGCGGCGGCTTCGAGGCGCGCCTGCGGTTAGGCGCCGCTACAGCACCAGCGCACGCATCCAGTCCGGCAGCGGCACCGCCTTTTGCGCCGGAAAGTCCACCCAGATGA
- a CDS encoding acyl-CoA thioesterase → MKIEIAEHKKLAHSMELDVRWGDMDAMGHVNNAVYFRYMESVRVEWMRAVGCEPSPKGQGPVIVNAFCNFYRQLEYPARLLLKLYVSDPARTTFETWTTIERLDQPGVLAAAGGATVIWVDFPAQKAVPLPDWMRALVL, encoded by the coding sequence ATGAAAATCGAGATTGCCGAACATAAGAAGCTGGCCCACAGCATGGAGCTGGATGTGCGCTGGGGCGACATGGACGCCATGGGCCATGTGAACAACGCGGTGTACTTTCGCTATATGGAGAGCGTGCGCGTCGAGTGGATGCGGGCCGTGGGTTGCGAGCCCAGCCCCAAGGGCCAGGGGCCGGTGATCGTGAATGCATTCTGCAACTTCTACCGCCAGCTCGAATACCCGGCCCGGCTGCTGCTCAAGCTCTATGTGAGCGACCCGGCGCGCACCACGTTCGAGACCTGGACCACCATCGAGCGCCTGGATCAGCCCGGCGTGCTGGCCGCCGCCGGCGGGGCCACGGTCATCTGGGTGGACTTTCCGGCGCAAAAGGCGGTGCCGCTGCCGGACTGGATGCGTGCGCTGGTGCTGTAG
- a CDS encoding electron transfer flavoprotein-ubiquinone oxidoreductase, protein MTNEEILSTYGPREAMEYDVVIVGGGPGGLATAIRLKQLAAEKGQEVSVVVLEKGSEPGAHILSGAIMDPKAITELIPDWKAKGAPLNQPVTDDAMVFLGESSSFRTPNFLLPGCFQNHGNYIVSLGNVVRWMAEQAEGLGVEIFPGFAAAEVLYNDDGSVKGVATGNMGISKEGEPTGDFQLGMELHAKYTIFAEGARGHLGKQIIAKYQLDAESDPQTYGIGIKELWEIDPKRHQPGFVLHTAGWPMDNNTYGGAFLYHLEDNKVTLGFITGLDYSNPYLSPFEEMQRWKLHPNIRWYLEGDEAKGIKPAKRLGYGARAITAGGLLSLPKFVFPGGALVGCDAGFLNVSRIKGSHAAIKTGMLAAEAAFDAIGAGRQHDELTAYPKAFEASWLYTELNKSRNFKAWFKKGLVMASAMNGIEQFALRGHIPWTLRRDTPDHAYLKPAAECKPIVYPKPDGKLTFDRLSSVFISNTNHSENQPAHLTLKDASVPVNVNLAKYAGPESRYCPAGVYEFVPDEAQGGNAQRLQINAQNCVHCKTCDIKDPTQNIVWVTPEGGGGPNYSGM, encoded by the coding sequence ATGACGAACGAAGAAATCCTCAGCACCTACGGCCCACGCGAAGCCATGGAATACGACGTGGTCATCGTCGGCGGCGGCCCCGGCGGGCTGGCCACGGCGATTCGCCTGAAGCAGCTGGCGGCAGAAAAAGGCCAGGAGGTATCGGTGGTGGTGCTGGAAAAGGGGTCTGAACCCGGCGCGCACATCCTCTCGGGCGCCATCATGGATCCGAAGGCAATCACCGAGCTGATCCCCGACTGGAAGGCCAAGGGCGCGCCCTTGAACCAGCCCGTCACCGACGACGCCATGGTGTTCCTGGGCGAGTCCTCGTCGTTTCGCACGCCCAACTTCCTGCTGCCCGGCTGCTTTCAGAACCACGGCAACTACATCGTCAGCCTGGGCAACGTGGTGCGCTGGATGGCCGAGCAAGCGGAAGGCCTGGGCGTGGAGATCTTCCCCGGCTTTGCCGCGGCCGAGGTGCTGTACAACGACGACGGCTCGGTCAAGGGCGTGGCCACCGGCAACATGGGCATCAGCAAGGAGGGTGAGCCCACGGGGGACTTCCAGCTGGGCATGGAGCTGCATGCCAAATACACCATCTTTGCCGAGGGCGCACGCGGCCATCTGGGCAAGCAGATCATCGCCAAGTACCAGCTGGACGCCGAGAGCGACCCGCAAACGTACGGCATAGGCATCAAGGAGCTGTGGGAGATCGACCCCAAGCGCCACCAGCCCGGCTTCGTGCTGCACACCGCCGGCTGGCCCATGGACAACAACACCTACGGCGGCGCCTTCCTCTACCACCTGGAGGACAACAAGGTCACGCTGGGCTTCATCACCGGCCTGGACTACAGCAACCCCTACCTGAGTCCGTTCGAGGAGATGCAGCGCTGGAAGCTGCACCCCAACATCCGCTGGTACCTGGAGGGCGACGAGGCCAAGGGCATCAAGCCGGCCAAGCGCCTGGGCTATGGCGCGCGCGCCATCACGGCGGGCGGCCTGCTGAGCCTGCCCAAGTTCGTCTTCCCTGGCGGCGCCCTGGTGGGTTGCGACGCGGGCTTTTTGAACGTCAGCCGCATCAAGGGCAGCCACGCCGCCATCAAGACCGGCATGCTGGCCGCCGAGGCCGCGTTCGATGCCATTGGCGCCGGTCGCCAGCATGATGAGCTGACCGCCTACCCCAAGGCCTTCGAGGCCAGCTGGCTCTACACCGAGCTGAACAAGTCGCGCAACTTCAAGGCCTGGTTCAAGAAGGGCCTGGTGATGGCCTCGGCAATGAACGGTATCGAGCAGTTCGCGCTGCGCGGTCACATTCCCTGGACGCTGCGCCGCGATACGCCGGATCACGCCTACCTGAAGCCCGCCGCCGAGTGCAAGCCCATCGTCTACCCCAAGCCCGATGGCAAGCTGACCTTCGACCGCCTGTCCAGCGTCTTCATCAGCAACACCAATCACAGCGAGAACCAGCCCGCGCACCTGACGCTCAAGGACGCCAGCGTGCCGGTGAACGTGAACCTGGCCAAGTACGCCGGCCCCGAGAGCCGCTACTGCCCCGCCGGCGTGTACGAGTTCGTGCCCGACGAGGCCCAGGGCGGCAACGCCCAGCGGCTGCAGATCAACGCGCAGAACTGCGTGCACTGCAAGACCTGCGAC